In one window of Aquamicrobium sp. DNA:
- the ilvD gene encoding dihydroxy-acid dehydratase, giving the protein MPPYRSRTTTHGRNMAGARGLWRATGMKDGDFGKPIIAVVNSFTQFVPGHVHLKDLGQLVAREIEAAGGVAKEFNTIAVDDGIAMGHDGMLYSLPSREIIADSVEYMVNAHCADAMVCISNCDKITPGMLNAAMRLNIPAVFVSGGPMEAGKVVLHGKTHALDLVDAMVAAADDAVSDDDVKVIERSACPTCGSCSGMFTANSMNCLTEALGLSLPGNGSTLATHADRKRLFVEAGHLIVDLAQRYYEQDDDSVLPRNVANRKAFENAMSLDVAMGGSTNTVLHILAAAYEGGIDFTMDHIDALSRRVPCLSKVAPAKNDVHMEDVHRAGGIMRILGELDRGGLIHRDTPTVHAATLGEAIDRWDITRTNSESVREFFRAAPGGIPTQTAFSQAARWDDLDTDGQNGVIRSVEHPFSKDGGLAVLKGNIALDGCVVKTAGVDESILKFSGPAVVFESQDAAVKGILGNEVKAGDVVVIRYEGPKGGPGMQEMLYPTSYLKSKGLGKACALLTDGRFSGGTSGLSIGHASPEAAQGGAIGLVRNGDIIDIDIPGRTISLRISDAELATRRTEQDRLGWKPAAPRKRNVTTALKAYAAFATSADKGAVRVLPE; this is encoded by the coding sequence ATGCCCCCCTATCGCTCCCGCACGACGACCCACGGACGCAACATGGCGGGCGCGCGCGGCCTGTGGCGCGCCACCGGCATGAAGGACGGCGATTTCGGCAAGCCGATCATCGCCGTCGTCAACTCCTTCACCCAGTTCGTGCCGGGCCATGTGCACCTCAAGGACCTCGGCCAGCTCGTGGCGCGCGAGATCGAGGCGGCGGGCGGCGTCGCCAAGGAGTTCAACACCATCGCCGTCGACGACGGCATCGCCATGGGCCACGACGGCATGCTCTATTCGCTGCCGTCGCGCGAGATCATCGCCGACAGCGTCGAGTACATGGTCAACGCCCATTGCGCCGACGCCATGGTCTGCATCTCCAATTGCGACAAGATCACGCCCGGCATGCTCAACGCGGCGATGCGGCTCAACATCCCGGCCGTCTTCGTCTCCGGCGGGCCGATGGAGGCGGGTAAGGTCGTCCTTCACGGCAAGACGCACGCGCTCGACCTCGTCGACGCGATGGTCGCGGCGGCCGACGACGCCGTCTCCGACGACGACGTCAAGGTGATCGAGCGCTCGGCCTGCCCGACCTGCGGCTCGTGCTCTGGCATGTTCACCGCCAATTCGATGAACTGTCTGACCGAGGCGCTCGGCCTGTCGCTGCCCGGCAACGGCTCGACGCTGGCGACCCATGCCGACCGCAAGCGGCTGTTCGTCGAGGCGGGACATCTCATCGTCGACCTCGCCCAGCGCTACTACGAGCAGGACGACGACAGCGTGCTGCCGCGCAACGTCGCCAACCGCAAGGCGTTCGAGAATGCCATGTCGCTCGACGTCGCCATGGGCGGCTCGACCAACACGGTGCTGCACATCCTCGCGGCCGCCTATGAGGGCGGCATCGACTTCACCATGGACCACATCGACGCGCTGTCGCGCCGGGTGCCGTGCCTGTCCAAGGTCGCCCCGGCCAAGAACGACGTCCACATGGAGGACGTCCACCGCGCAGGCGGCATCATGCGCATCCTCGGCGAGCTCGACCGCGGCGGCCTGATCCACCGCGACACGCCGACCGTCCACGCCGCGACGCTCGGCGAGGCCATCGACCGCTGGGACATCACCCGCACCAACAGCGAGAGCGTGCGCGAGTTCTTCCGCGCCGCGCCCGGCGGCATTCCCACGCAGACCGCGTTCAGCCAGGCGGCCCGCTGGGACGATCTCGACACCGACGGCCAGAACGGCGTGATCCGCTCGGTCGAGCACCCGTTCTCCAAGGATGGCGGCCTCGCCGTGCTCAAGGGCAACATCGCGCTCGACGGCTGCGTGGTGAAGACGGCCGGCGTCGATGAATCGATCCTGAAATTCTCCGGCCCGGCCGTGGTGTTCGAAAGCCAGGACGCGGCGGTGAAGGGCATCCTCGGCAACGAGGTCAAGGCGGGCGACGTGGTCGTCATCCGCTACGAGGGGCCGAAGGGCGGCCCCGGCATGCAGGAAATGCTCTATCCGACGAGCTACCTGAAGTCAAAAGGGCTGGGCAAGGCCTGCGCGCTGCTGACCGACGGGCGTTTCTCGGGCGGCACGTCGGGCCTTTCCATCGGCCATGCCTCGCCGGAGGCGGCGCAGGGCGGGGCCATCGGCCTCGTGCGCAACGGCGACATCATCGACATCGACATTCCCGGCCGCACGATCTCCCTGCGCATCTCCGACGCCGAGCTGGCGACGCGCCGCACTGAACAGGACAGGCTGGGCTGGAAGCCGGCGGCCCCACGCAAGCGCAACGTCACCACCGCGCTCAAGGCCTATGCCGCCTTCGCCACCAGCGCCGACAAGGGCGCGGTGCGCGTCCTGCCGGAATAG
- a CDS encoding protein-L-isoaspartate O-methyltransferase produces the protein MTVDFQEMRVKMVDGQLRTTDVTDVAILDAMLEAPREAFVPADLKPLAYMDEDIRIAPGRPGRFLMRASPFGKLVQLADVRPGDLVLDVGCGTGYSSAILARIAGFVVALESDAQLAGEARERLAGLGYDNVSVIEGPLEAGHTRQAPYDAIVVQGAVDEAPQALIGQLKDGGRLVAVVGEGNSGRATLWIKEDGLVSSRAVFNAAVPPLEAFRRTPAFQF, from the coding sequence ATGACAGTCGATTTCCAGGAAATGCGGGTGAAGATGGTCGATGGGCAGCTGCGCACGACCGACGTGACCGATGTCGCCATCCTCGATGCCATGCTGGAAGCGCCGCGCGAGGCGTTCGTGCCCGCCGACCTCAAGCCGCTCGCCTATATGGACGAGGACATCCGGATCGCGCCCGGCCGTCCCGGCCGCTTCCTGATGCGCGCCTCGCCCTTCGGCAAGCTCGTCCAGCTCGCCGACGTGCGCCCCGGCGACCTCGTGCTCGATGTCGGCTGCGGCACCGGCTATTCCAGCGCCATCCTGGCGCGGATCGCCGGCTTCGTCGTCGCGCTCGAAAGCGATGCGCAGCTTGCTGGCGAAGCCCGCGAGCGGCTCGCCGGCCTCGGCTACGACAACGTATCCGTGATCGAGGGGCCGCTCGAGGCCGGGCATACCCGGCAGGCGCCCTACGACGCCATCGTCGTTCAGGGCGCGGTCGACGAGGCGCCGCAGGCGCTGATCGGCCAGCTCAAGGACGGCGGCCGGCTCGTCGCCGTGGTCGGCGAGGGCAATTCGGGCCGCGCGACCCTGTGGATCAAGGAAGACGGGCTGGTTTCCTCGCGCGCGGTCTTCAACGCCGCCGTTCCGCCGCTGGAGGCGTTCCGGCGCACGCCAGCCTTCCAGTTCTGA
- a CDS encoding valine--tRNA ligase: MLDKTYDAKAVEPRIAKAWEETNAFAAGAGSQPGAESFAIVIPPPNVTGSLHMGHALNNTLQDIMVRFERMRGRNVLWQPGMDHAGIATQMVVERRLAERQIHRRDLTREEFIDKVWEWKAESGGMIFNQLKRLGASCDWSRERFTMDEGLSQAVLEVFVTLYKEGLIYKDKRLVNWDPKLLTAISDLEVEQVELDGNLWHFRYPVEGKSYDPLDPSSYITVATTRPETMLGDTGVAVHPDDERYAGLVGKHAVLPIVGRRIAIVADEYSDPEKGTGAVKITPAHDFNDFEVGKRHGLALVNVLNIDATINIKDNDDFLDGVEKTSQREAVWERLHGLDRFEARKLVVQLMEEGGFLEKIEPHRHMVPHGDRGGVPIEPFLTYQWYVDAATLAKPAIAAVREGRTNFVPKNWEKTYFEWMENIQPWCVSRQLWWGHQIPAWYGPDGHVFVAKTEKEALDDAVEYYLALEGPWKAWVEEKLENFEPGDILTRDEDVLDTWFSSALWPFSTLGWPEKTKELETYYQTDVLVTGFDIIFFWVARMMMMGLHFMKEEPFHTVYVHALVRDKHGAKMSKSKGNVIDPLELIDEYGADALRFTLAIMAAQGRDVKLDPARVAGYRNFGTKLWNATRFAEMNGVKRDPAFRPEDAKLTVNRWALTELTRATAEITAGITGFRFNEASAAAYRFVWNLVCDWYVELLKPVFAGDDEAAKAESRAAMAHVLDEIFKLLHPMMPFMTEELWAQTAGEGAPRETLLCHAAWPTPDFEDSEAAAEINWLVDLVSGIRSVRSEMNVPPSATAPLVLVGANSATRERAARHDPAIRRLARISEVGFAEAAPKGSAQIVAGEATACLPLGDLIDLKAEAARLEKELAKNADEVARIEKKLGNPQFVAKAAPEVVESEREKLDELREARARLGEALARLREAG; this comes from the coding sequence ATGCTCGACAAGACCTATGACGCCAAGGCCGTCGAACCCAGGATCGCCAAGGCCTGGGAGGAGACGAACGCATTCGCGGCCGGAGCCGGTTCGCAGCCGGGGGCCGAGAGCTTCGCCATCGTCATCCCGCCGCCCAACGTCACCGGCTCGCTGCATATGGGCCACGCGCTCAACAACACGCTCCAGGACATCATGGTGCGGTTCGAGCGCATGCGTGGCAGGAATGTCCTGTGGCAGCCGGGCATGGATCATGCCGGCATCGCCACCCAGATGGTTGTCGAGCGGCGGCTCGCCGAGAGGCAGATCCATCGCCGCGACCTGACGCGCGAGGAGTTCATCGACAAGGTCTGGGAGTGGAAGGCCGAATCCGGCGGCATGATCTTCAACCAGCTGAAGCGGCTCGGCGCGTCCTGCGACTGGTCGCGCGAGCGTTTCACCATGGACGAGGGGCTGTCGCAGGCCGTGCTCGAGGTGTTCGTCACGCTCTACAAGGAAGGGCTGATCTACAAGGACAAGCGGCTGGTCAACTGGGACCCGAAGCTGCTCACCGCGATCTCCGACCTCGAGGTCGAGCAGGTCGAGCTCGACGGCAATCTCTGGCACTTCCGCTACCCCGTTGAGGGCAAGAGCTACGATCCGCTCGATCCGTCGAGCTACATCACCGTCGCCACGACGCGGCCGGAGACGATGCTGGGCGACACCGGCGTCGCCGTCCACCCGGACGACGAGCGCTATGCCGGCCTCGTCGGCAAGCATGCGGTGCTGCCGATCGTCGGCCGGCGCATCGCCATCGTCGCGGACGAGTATTCCGACCCCGAGAAGGGCACCGGCGCGGTCAAGATCACCCCGGCGCACGACTTCAACGATTTCGAGGTCGGCAAGCGCCATGGCCTCGCGCTGGTCAACGTGCTGAACATCGACGCAACGATAAACATCAAGGATAACGACGACTTCCTCGACGGCGTTGAGAAAACGAGTCAGCGCGAGGCGGTGTGGGAGCGGCTGCACGGCCTCGACCGCTTCGAGGCGCGCAAGCTCGTCGTCCAGCTCATGGAGGAAGGCGGCTTCTTGGAGAAGATCGAGCCGCACCGCCACATGGTGCCGCATGGCGACCGCGGCGGCGTGCCGATCGAGCCGTTCCTGACCTACCAGTGGTATGTCGACGCCGCGACGCTGGCCAAGCCCGCCATCGCCGCCGTGCGCGAGGGCCGCACCAATTTCGTGCCGAAGAACTGGGAAAAGACCTATTTCGAGTGGATGGAGAACATCCAGCCCTGGTGCGTGTCGCGCCAGCTGTGGTGGGGCCACCAGATCCCGGCCTGGTACGGGCCGGACGGTCATGTCTTCGTCGCCAAGACCGAGAAGGAGGCGCTCGACGACGCGGTCGAATACTACCTCGCGCTCGAAGGACCGTGGAAGGCGTGGGTCGAGGAGAAGCTTGAGAATTTCGAGCCGGGCGACATCCTGACCCGCGACGAGGACGTGCTCGACACCTGGTTCTCCTCGGCGCTGTGGCCGTTCTCGACGCTCGGCTGGCCGGAGAAGACGAAGGAGCTGGAGACCTATTACCAGACCGACGTTCTCGTCACAGGCTTCGACATCATCTTCTTCTGGGTCGCCCGGATGATGATGATGGGCCTGCACTTCATGAAGGAGGAGCCGTTCCACACGGTCTATGTCCATGCGCTGGTGCGCGACAAGCACGGCGCCAAGATGTCGAAGTCCAAGGGCAACGTCATCGACCCCTTGGAGCTGATCGACGAGTACGGCGCGGACGCGCTGCGCTTCACGCTCGCCATCATGGCGGCGCAGGGGCGCGACGTGAAGCTCGATCCGGCGCGCGTCGCCGGCTACCGCAATTTCGGCACCAAGCTGTGGAACGCCACCCGCTTCGCCGAGATGAACGGCGTGAAGCGCGATCCGGCGTTCCGTCCCGAGGACGCCAAGCTGACCGTCAACCGCTGGGCGCTGACGGAGCTGACCCGCGCGACGGCGGAGATCACCGCCGGCATCACCGGCTTCCGCTTCAACGAGGCTTCCGCCGCGGCCTATCGCTTCGTCTGGAACCTCGTCTGCGACTGGTATGTCGAGCTGCTGAAGCCGGTCTTCGCCGGCGACGACGAGGCGGCCAAGGCCGAGAGCCGGGCTGCGATGGCCCATGTTCTCGATGAGATCTTCAAGCTGCTGCACCCGATGATGCCGTTCATGACGGAGGAGCTGTGGGCGCAGACGGCGGGCGAGGGCGCGCCGCGCGAGACGCTGCTGTGCCATGCCGCCTGGCCGACGCCGGATTTCGAGGATTCGGAGGCGGCAGCCGAGATCAACTGGTTGGTCGACCTCGTCTCCGGCATCCGCTCGGTGCGCTCGGAGATGAACGTGCCGCCTTCGGCCACCGCGCCGCTGGTGCTGGTGGGCGCCAATTCGGCGACGCGCGAGCGCGCAGCGCGCCACGACCCGGCGATCCGCCGGCTGGCGCGCATCAGCGAGGTCGGCTTCGCCGAGGCCGCGCCGAAAGGCTCGGCCCAGATCGTCGCCGGCGAGGCCACGGCCTGCCTGCCGCTCGGCGACCTGATCGACCTGAAGGCGGAAGCCGCGCGGCTCGAGAAGGAGCTGGCGAAGAACGCCGACGAGGTCGCCCGCATCGAGAAGAAGCTCGGCAACCCGCAATTCGTCGCCAAGGCCGCGCCCGAGGTGGTGGAGAGCGAGCGCGAGAAGCTCGACGAGCTTCGCGAAGCGCGCGCGAGGCTCGGCGAGGCCCTTGCGCGGCTGCGCGAAGCCGGCTGA
- a CDS encoding TolC family outer membrane protein, translating to MSGVLALSQPSMAETIHGALARAYQNNASVNSARAGVRVTDEGVAIAKSGWRPYIGASGSLNYTSTNNTSRITTGSFGIQIQQSLFDGFQTLNNVRAAEAQVRAANESLRNTEQDILFNAAAAYVDVLRDRQIATFRARNLDFLSEQVRAASSRFEVGEGTRTDVAQAQAQQAAAVAQLSAARAQVLASEATYLRLVGDKPGKLQPAGPVAKLLPGGMDAALGAALSGHPVIKATLHLVDAASFQVKSAEGSLLPQISAQAGVSHSYRNTVTGLPGVGMGSGDGSSDSASVGLNLTIPIYQGGLASAQVRRSKESLGQARIEVDVARDQVRNAVTAAWTQYVAAREVVAAGRELVSAAQLALNGVIEERNVGQRTTLDVLNAQADVITAQINVASAERDVVAASYAILSAMGQLSPKRLGLAVATYNPQEHYDAVKDKWVGTKTPDGR from the coding sequence ATGTCGGGGGTTCTCGCGCTCTCGCAGCCGTCGATGGCAGAGACGATCCATGGCGCGCTCGCCCGTGCATACCAGAACAACGCCAGCGTCAATTCGGCCCGCGCGGGCGTGCGCGTCACCGACGAGGGCGTCGCCATCGCCAAGTCCGGCTGGCGGCCCTATATCGGCGCGTCGGGAAGCCTGAACTACACCTCGACCAACAACACCAGCCGAATCACCACCGGCTCCTTCGGCATCCAGATCCAGCAGTCGCTGTTCGACGGCTTTCAGACGCTGAACAACGTGCGCGCCGCCGAGGCGCAGGTCCGCGCGGCCAATGAAAGCCTGCGCAACACCGAGCAGGACATCCTGTTCAACGCGGCCGCCGCCTATGTCGACGTGCTGCGCGACCGCCAGATCGCGACGTTCCGCGCCCGCAACCTCGACTTCCTGAGCGAGCAGGTGCGTGCCGCCTCCTCGCGCTTCGAGGTGGGCGAGGGCACCCGCACCGACGTCGCGCAGGCGCAGGCGCAGCAGGCCGCCGCCGTCGCCCAGCTGAGCGCGGCGCGGGCGCAGGTGCTCGCCAGCGAGGCCACCTATCTGCGGCTCGTCGGCGACAAGCCCGGCAAGCTCCAGCCGGCCGGCCCCGTCGCCAAGCTTCTGCCGGGCGGCATGGACGCGGCACTCGGCGCCGCGCTTTCCGGGCATCCGGTCATCAAGGCCACGCTTCATCTCGTCGATGCGGCGTCGTTCCAGGTCAAGTCGGCGGAAGGCTCGCTCCTGCCGCAGATCAGCGCCCAGGCCGGGGTGAGCCATTCCTACCGCAACACGGTGACCGGCCTGCCCGGCGTCGGGATGGGGTCCGGGGACGGCTCGTCGGATTCCGCCTCCGTCGGCCTCAACCTGACGATCCCGATCTATCAGGGCGGCCTCGCCTCGGCGCAGGTGCGCCGCTCGAAGGAATCGCTCGGCCAGGCCCGCATCGAGGTCGACGTGGCGCGCGACCAGGTGCGCAACGCGGTGACGGCGGCGTGGACCCAGTACGTCGCCGCGCGCGAGGTTGTGGCGGCCGGGCGCGAGCTCGTGTCGGCGGCGCAACTGGCGCTGAACGGCGTCATCGAGGAGCGCAATGTCGGCCAGCGCACCACGCTCGACGTGCTCAACGCCCAGGCCGACGTCATCACGGCGCAGATCAACGTCGCCAGCGCCGAGCGCGACGTGGTGGCGGCGAGCTACGCCATCCTCTCGGCGATGGGCCAGCTTTCGCCGAAGCGGCTCGGCCTTGCCGTCGCAACCTACAATCCGCAGGAGCATTACGACGCGGTCAAGGACAAGTGGGTCGGCACCAAGACGCCTGACGGCCGCTGA
- a CDS encoding PopZ family protein, producing MAQTGSAQREPSMEEILASIRRIIEDSDTARKPLDEPELPQVSPLGEAEAAPDEPEREVEVFEAELREPQPVSMPSAGFTGWPERDLSEAADEDGEAGRAVDRQVVHPLRAVSEAAQPHLSPVQPAADFDPSAEEEDEPAPAVFAAAADAPSAETHAGEGRTMLMSDQTGRQVAAAFGELSEVFAARRRRSFDEMAEEMLRPMLQDWLDNNLPTLVERLVREEIERVARGG from the coding sequence ATGGCACAGACAGGCAGCGCCCAGCGCGAACCTTCGATGGAGGAAATTCTGGCGTCCATTCGCCGGATCATCGAAGACAGCGACACCGCGCGCAAGCCGCTGGACGAGCCGGAGCTGCCGCAGGTCTCGCCGCTGGGCGAGGCGGAAGCCGCACCCGACGAACCGGAGCGCGAGGTCGAGGTGTTCGAGGCCGAGCTGCGCGAGCCGCAGCCCGTGTCCATGCCGTCGGCCGGCTTTACCGGCTGGCCGGAGCGGGACCTTTCCGAAGCCGCGGACGAGGACGGCGAGGCCGGCCGCGCCGTCGACAGGCAGGTCGTCCACCCGCTGCGGGCGGTGAGCGAAGCCGCCCAGCCGCACCTTTCCCCCGTTCAGCCGGCGGCAGATTTCGACCCCTCGGCCGAAGAGGAAGACGAGCCGGCCCCGGCGGTTTTCGCCGCGGCAGCGGACGCTCCTTCGGCGGAGACGCATGCGGGCGAGGGCAGGACCATGCTGATGTCGGACCAGACCGGCCGGCAGGTGGCCGCCGCCTTCGGCGAGCTTTCCGAGGTGTTCGCAGCCAGGCGCCGCCGCTCGTTCGACGAGATGGCGGAGGAGATGCTGCGGCCGATGCTGCAGGACTGGCTCGACAACAATCTGCCGACGCTGGTCGAGCGGCTGGTGCGCGAGGAGATCGAGCGCGTCGCGCGCGGCGGCTGA
- a CDS encoding tetratricopeptide repeat protein produces MMAGVFCAVVAGALSAAPHAHALDQSVIGTPEEQKSPWAAFRFGFTAYKSGHKEQALEAYRYAADKGQLGARWKLARMYAEGDGVARNDYEAFKFYQEIAAQEVEPGSPEESYVSDALVALGAYTRAGIPGSPVQANPSAAQDYYMRAAATYRNPNAQFEVGKMLMNGEGGAKSNIRQAGRWFQLAAEKGHAGAQATLGYLLFQSGKAVRGLAMMTAALERAPSGDKPWIRGMQEEAFALAGEADRRTAIALAQDLIGQGGN; encoded by the coding sequence ATGATGGCTGGCGTGTTCTGCGCGGTCGTTGCAGGCGCGCTTTCCGCCGCGCCGCATGCTCATGCGCTCGACCAGTCGGTCATCGGCACGCCGGAAGAGCAGAAAAGCCCGTGGGCCGCGTTCCGCTTCGGCTTCACCGCCTACAAGAGCGGCCACAAGGAACAGGCGCTCGAAGCCTATCGCTACGCCGCCGACAAGGGCCAACTCGGCGCCCGCTGGAAGCTGGCGCGCATGTATGCCGAGGGCGACGGCGTGGCGCGCAACGATTACGAGGCCTTCAAGTTCTATCAGGAGATCGCGGCGCAGGAGGTCGAGCCCGGCTCGCCCGAGGAAAGCTACGTCTCCGACGCGCTGGTGGCGCTCGGCGCCTATACCCGCGCCGGCATTCCCGGCTCGCCCGTGCAGGCGAACCCCAGCGCCGCGCAGGACTATTACATGCGCGCCGCCGCCACCTACCGCAATCCCAACGCCCAGTTCGAGGTCGGCAAGATGCTGATGAACGGCGAGGGCGGCGCGAAGTCCAACATCCGCCAGGCCGGCCGCTGGTTCCAGCTCGCCGCCGAGAAGGGCCATGCCGGCGCGCAGGCGACGCTGGGCTACCTGCTGTTCCAGAGCGGCAAGGCCGTGCGCGGCCTCGCGATGATGACGGCCGCGCTGGAACGCGCGCCCTCGGGCGACAAGCCGTGGATCCGCGGCATGCAGGAAGAAGCCTTCGCGCTGGCCGGCGAGGCCGACCGCCGCACGGCGATCGCGCTGGCGCAGGACCTGATCGGCCAGGGCGGCAACTAG